In the Helianthus annuus cultivar XRQ/B chromosome 11, HanXRQr2.0-SUNRISE, whole genome shotgun sequence genome, one interval contains:
- the LOC110888620 gene encoding extensin-like: MNGKVVPGPELKGAETVEVMLAGAVVCVLTAMDPEFIELEATIDLFVAQEIHQGIINMPPRVRGRGKGPMRGGPSSAGPSHRRTPSASFSTSDSHDMWGQPFEPARHSVSLSSSPSFHPSFGPLVPDEPQHSHHSQQSHHSHESYHSNHSSQSHSFHHSDSLYSPGQFNPNDYVNDFLGYNPLGPEDHFSQGMETDDDPDPEMQTGTPGHPISISSGSPFQGSPYNGPDSFQEKMANFDWFFTPSYHNFPTQPPLVEPQLQAVSPPPLPVEEPPQPPPEPPRQRRNARMSVRGGPRFSSPRSSSSYPPIPEDPQMGGPSNAAPEVEPPPASYAPPEAPMGFDNPIPTYLGSSGYNPFENPSGYPSDYVSQDLYLTAAQYHHLYPSSYPPVLPTGYPVPGYQYPPYQQPPPQQQQQTQEILERLDRVEHKARKNKEKHNSFMKGLANLIKGKKKYRIVLFSWLL, translated from the exons ATGAATGGCAAGGTTGTTCCTGGTCCCGAGCTCAAAGGAGCTGAAACTGTGGAAGTAATGCTTGCCGGAGCTGTAGTTTGCGTACTAACAGCTATGGATCCCGAATTCATAGAACTCGAGGCCACCATAGATCTGTTCGTTGCTCAAGAAATTCACCAAG GAATCATCAACATGCCTCCAAGAGTAAGGGGACGAGGCAAGGGTCCCATGCGTGGGGGACCGTCGTCAGCAGGACCATCTCATAGACGCACTCCATCAGCGTCCTTTTCCACCTCCGACTCTCACGATATGTGGGGTCAACCTTTTGAGCCGGCAAGACACTCAGTCTCGCTAAGCTCATCGCCTTCTTTCCACCCGTCCTTTGGGCCACTTGTTCCTGATGAACCCCAACATTCACACCACTCTCAGCAATCTCACCATTCTCACGAGTCTTACCATTCAAACCACTCTTCGCAATCCCATTCGTTTCACCACTCTGATTCCCTCTACTCCCCGGGACAGTTTAACCCAAACGACTATGTTAACGATTTTCTTGGTTACAACCCCTTGGGCCCTGAGGACCATTTTTCTCAGGGGATGGAAACGGACGATGATCCAGATCCGGAGATGCAGACCGGAACACCGGGTCACCCAATCAGCATATCGAGTGGATCCCCATTTCAGGGATCACCTTACAATGGACCCGACTCGTTCCAGGAGAAAATGGCCAATTTTGATTGGTTCTTTACCCCATCTTACCATAACTTTCCAACCCAACCACCTTTGGTTGAACCGCAGCTCCAAGCTGTCTCACCACCGCCACTTCCTGTAGAGGAGCCACCGCAGCCACCTCCCGAGCCTCCGAGGCAAAGAaggaacgcgcgtatgtccgTACGGGGGGGACCTCGTTTCAGTTCTCCCCGGAGTTCGAGTTCTTATCCCCCTATTCCGGAGGATCCCCAGATGGGTGGGCCCTCGAATGCGGCGCCGGAGGTTGAACCTCCGCCAGCTTCTTATGCACCACCTGAGGCGCctatgggttttgataacccaatcccgaCTTACCTAGGTTCTTCTGGGTATAATCCTTTTGAAAACCCATCGGGGTACCCCTCGGACTATGTATCTCAAGACCTTTACCTTACGGCTGCGCAGTATCACCATCTTTACCCTTCTTCTTACCCTCCGGTTCTTCCAACTGGATATCCAGTACCGGGTTATCAGTACCCACCGTACCAACAACCTCctcctcagcagcagcaacagacTCAGGAAATCCTGGAGAGGTTAGATAGGGTTGAGCACAAGGCTAGGAAAAACAAGGAGAAGCATAATAGCTTTATGAAAGGCCTTGCAAACCTTATCAAAGGGAAGAAGAAGTATAGGATTGTTTTATTTTCTTGGTTGTTGTAA
- the LOC110890826 gene encoding casein kinase II subunit beta-1 isoform X1, with protein sequence MYRHRGSSVSRPEMVGGGGGGGTASFDRKRINDALEKTSSSSTVRVLNKEKEKEKEKEKEKEKLSVASTSTIATTKIEGSDEESETDSEEESDVSGSDEDDTSWISWFCNLRGNEFFCEVDDEYIQDDFNLCGLSSQVPYFDYALDLILDVESSHADMFTEEQNELVESAAEMLYGLIHVRYILTTKGISAMLEKYKNYDFGRCPRVYCAGQPCLPVGQSDIPRSSTVKIYCPKCEDIYYPRSKYQGNIDGAYFGTTFPHLFLMTYGHLKPQKATQSYVPRVFGYKLHKP encoded by the exons ATGTACAGGCACCGCGGCAGCTCGGTATCGCGGCCGGAGATGGTGGGAGGAGGAGGCGGTGGCGGAACGGCCTCGTTTGATCGGAAACGAATAAACGATGCGTTGGAGAaaacatcatcttcttcaaccgttagggttttgaataaagagaaagagaaagaaaaggaaaaagaaaaagaaaaagagaaattgTCTGTGGCTTCTACTTCCACCATCGCCACCACCAAAATCGAGGGCTCAGATG AGGAATCCGAAACAGACAGTGAGGAGGAATCTGACGTTAGCGGTTCTGACGAGGACGATACTTCTTGGATTTCATGGTTTTGCAACCTACGAGGAAACGAATTCTTTTGTGAAGTTGACGACGAGTACATTCAAGACGATTTCAATCTATGTGGGTTAAGCAGTCAAGTTCCTTACTTTGATTACGCACTTGATCTTATTCTAGACGTAGAGTCCTCTCACG CAGATATGTTCACTGAAGAGCAGAACGAACTTGTTGAATCAGCAGCTGAGATGTTATATGGCTTGATACATGTTCGTTATATATTGACTACAAAAGGAATCTCTGCAATG TTGGAGAAATACAAAAACTATGACTTTGGACGGTGTCCAAGAGTTTATTGCGCCGGTCAACCTTGCCTTCCGGTTGGCCAGTCAGACATACCACGTTCAAGTACCGTGAAAATATATTGTCCCAAGTGCGAAGACATCTACTACCCTCGATCCAAATACCAAGGCA ATATCGATGGCGCCTATTTCGGAACCACCTTCCCTCACTTGTTCTTGATGACTTACGGCCACCTGAAGCCGCAAAAAGCAACACAAAGCTACGTACCAAGAGTATTCGGCTACAAGCTCCATAAACCATGA
- the LOC110890826 gene encoding casein kinase II subunit beta-1 isoform X2: MYRHRGSSVSRPEMVGGGGGGGTASFDRKRINDALEKTSSSSTVRVLNKEKEKEKEKEKEKEKLSVASTSTIATTKIEGSDEESETDSEEESDVSGSDEDDTSWISWFCNLRGNEFFCEVDDEYIQDDFNLCGLSSQVPYFDYALDLILDVESSHDMFTEEQNELVESAAEMLYGLIHVRYILTTKGISAMLEKYKNYDFGRCPRVYCAGQPCLPVGQSDIPRSSTVKIYCPKCEDIYYPRSKYQGNIDGAYFGTTFPHLFLMTYGHLKPQKATQSYVPRVFGYKLHKP, encoded by the exons ATGTACAGGCACCGCGGCAGCTCGGTATCGCGGCCGGAGATGGTGGGAGGAGGAGGCGGTGGCGGAACGGCCTCGTTTGATCGGAAACGAATAAACGATGCGTTGGAGAaaacatcatcttcttcaaccgttagggttttgaataaagagaaagagaaagaaaaggaaaaagaaaaagaaaaagagaaattgTCTGTGGCTTCTACTTCCACCATCGCCACCACCAAAATCGAGGGCTCAGATG AGGAATCCGAAACAGACAGTGAGGAGGAATCTGACGTTAGCGGTTCTGACGAGGACGATACTTCTTGGATTTCATGGTTTTGCAACCTACGAGGAAACGAATTCTTTTGTGAAGTTGACGACGAGTACATTCAAGACGATTTCAATCTATGTGGGTTAAGCAGTCAAGTTCCTTACTTTGATTACGCACTTGATCTTATTCTAGACGTAGAGTCCTCTCACG ATATGTTCACTGAAGAGCAGAACGAACTTGTTGAATCAGCAGCTGAGATGTTATATGGCTTGATACATGTTCGTTATATATTGACTACAAAAGGAATCTCTGCAATG TTGGAGAAATACAAAAACTATGACTTTGGACGGTGTCCAAGAGTTTATTGCGCCGGTCAACCTTGCCTTCCGGTTGGCCAGTCAGACATACCACGTTCAAGTACCGTGAAAATATATTGTCCCAAGTGCGAAGACATCTACTACCCTCGATCCAAATACCAAGGCA ATATCGATGGCGCCTATTTCGGAACCACCTTCCCTCACTTGTTCTTGATGACTTACGGCCACCTGAAGCCGCAAAAAGCAACACAAAGCTACGTACCAAGAGTATTCGGCTACAAGCTCCATAAACCATGA
- the LOC110890826 gene encoding casein kinase II subunit beta-1 isoform X4 — MYRHRGSSVSRPEMVGGGGGGGTASFDRKRINDALEKTSSSSTVRVLNKEKEKEKEKEKEKEKLSVASTSTIATTKIEGSDEESETDSEEESDVSGSDEDDTSWISWFCNLRGNEFFCEVDDEYIQDDFNLCGLSSQVPYFDYALDLILDVESSHDMFTEEQNELVESAAEMLYGLIHVRYILTTKGISAMLEKYKNYDFGRCPRVYCAGQPCLPVGQSDIPRSSTVKIYCPKCEDIYYPRSKYQDIDGAYFGTTFPHLFLMTYGHLKPQKATQSYVPRVFGYKLHKP, encoded by the exons ATGTACAGGCACCGCGGCAGCTCGGTATCGCGGCCGGAGATGGTGGGAGGAGGAGGCGGTGGCGGAACGGCCTCGTTTGATCGGAAACGAATAAACGATGCGTTGGAGAaaacatcatcttcttcaaccgttagggttttgaataaagagaaagagaaagaaaaggaaaaagaaaaagaaaaagagaaattgTCTGTGGCTTCTACTTCCACCATCGCCACCACCAAAATCGAGGGCTCAGATG AGGAATCCGAAACAGACAGTGAGGAGGAATCTGACGTTAGCGGTTCTGACGAGGACGATACTTCTTGGATTTCATGGTTTTGCAACCTACGAGGAAACGAATTCTTTTGTGAAGTTGACGACGAGTACATTCAAGACGATTTCAATCTATGTGGGTTAAGCAGTCAAGTTCCTTACTTTGATTACGCACTTGATCTTATTCTAGACGTAGAGTCCTCTCACG ATATGTTCACTGAAGAGCAGAACGAACTTGTTGAATCAGCAGCTGAGATGTTATATGGCTTGATACATGTTCGTTATATATTGACTACAAAAGGAATCTCTGCAATG TTGGAGAAATACAAAAACTATGACTTTGGACGGTGTCCAAGAGTTTATTGCGCCGGTCAACCTTGCCTTCCGGTTGGCCAGTCAGACATACCACGTTCAAGTACCGTGAAAATATATTGTCCCAAGTGCGAAGACATCTACTACCCTCGATCCAAATACCAAG ATATCGATGGCGCCTATTTCGGAACCACCTTCCCTCACTTGTTCTTGATGACTTACGGCCACCTGAAGCCGCAAAAAGCAACACAAAGCTACGTACCAAGAGTATTCGGCTACAAGCTCCATAAACCATGA
- the LOC110890826 gene encoding casein kinase II subunit beta-1 isoform X3, with the protein MYRHRGSSVSRPEMVGGGGGGGTASFDRKRINDALEKTSSSSTVRVLNKEKEKEKEKEKEKEKLSVASTSTIATTKIEGSDEESETDSEEESDVSGSDEDDTSWISWFCNLRGNEFFCEVDDEYIQDDFNLCGLSSQVPYFDYALDLILDVESSHADMFTEEQNELVESAAEMLYGLIHVRYILTTKGISAMLEKYKNYDFGRCPRVYCAGQPCLPVGQSDIPRSSTVKIYCPKCEDIYYPRSKYQDIDGAYFGTTFPHLFLMTYGHLKPQKATQSYVPRVFGYKLHKP; encoded by the exons ATGTACAGGCACCGCGGCAGCTCGGTATCGCGGCCGGAGATGGTGGGAGGAGGAGGCGGTGGCGGAACGGCCTCGTTTGATCGGAAACGAATAAACGATGCGTTGGAGAaaacatcatcttcttcaaccgttagggttttgaataaagagaaagagaaagaaaaggaaaaagaaaaagaaaaagagaaattgTCTGTGGCTTCTACTTCCACCATCGCCACCACCAAAATCGAGGGCTCAGATG AGGAATCCGAAACAGACAGTGAGGAGGAATCTGACGTTAGCGGTTCTGACGAGGACGATACTTCTTGGATTTCATGGTTTTGCAACCTACGAGGAAACGAATTCTTTTGTGAAGTTGACGACGAGTACATTCAAGACGATTTCAATCTATGTGGGTTAAGCAGTCAAGTTCCTTACTTTGATTACGCACTTGATCTTATTCTAGACGTAGAGTCCTCTCACG CAGATATGTTCACTGAAGAGCAGAACGAACTTGTTGAATCAGCAGCTGAGATGTTATATGGCTTGATACATGTTCGTTATATATTGACTACAAAAGGAATCTCTGCAATG TTGGAGAAATACAAAAACTATGACTTTGGACGGTGTCCAAGAGTTTATTGCGCCGGTCAACCTTGCCTTCCGGTTGGCCAGTCAGACATACCACGTTCAAGTACCGTGAAAATATATTGTCCCAAGTGCGAAGACATCTACTACCCTCGATCCAAATACCAAG ATATCGATGGCGCCTATTTCGGAACCACCTTCCCTCACTTGTTCTTGATGACTTACGGCCACCTGAAGCCGCAAAAAGCAACACAAAGCTACGTACCAAGAGTATTCGGCTACAAGCTCCATAAACCATGA